ATCGGGGCGACACCGTGACGTTCCGCTCGCCGGGCGGGGGCGGATGGGGGGACCCGTTCCTGCGCGATGCCGCGGCCGTGCTCGCCGACGTGCGCGCGGGGCTCGTCTCGGTCGAGGCGGCGCGCGAGGCGTACGGCGTGTGCATCGCGGAGGACGCGCACGGGCTCGTCGTCGCCGCCGAGGCGACGGACGCCGCGCGGGCGGCGAGGCCCCTCGTCCACGACGAGGAGGCGCATGCGTTCGCCTTCGGGCCCGAACGCGACGCCTGGGACGACGTGTTCCCCGAGGCCTGGTACGACCGGTTCGAGAGCGTGCTGTTCGCCGCGCCGGCCGACGCGCGGCAGCGCCTGCGCACCGGACTGTTCGACGAGGTGCTCGCCGCGCTGCCGGAGCGGTTCCCGAACGACCAGGGCGACGGGCGTGCGCGCACCCTCGCGCGCCGGCACGCGGAGGCGCTGCTCGTCGCGCTCGAGCGTGGCGGGACATGACGCTCCGCATCGCGATCGTCGGCGGAGGGCCGAGGGGGCTCTCCGTGCTCGAGCGCCTGTGCGCGGGGGCGGCCCGCGGACCCGGCCTCGCGCTCGAGGTGCTGCTCTACGAGCCGGGGACGCCGGGAGCCGGGCGCGTCTGGGATCCGGCCCAGCCGCGCGAGCTCCTCATGAACACGCGCGCCGGCGAGGTGACGATCTTCCCCGACGAGACGGTGCCGGTCTCGCTGCCCGCTCGGCACGGGCCGACGCTGCTGGAATGGGCGCGCGCCGTCGCCTCGCGCGACGACGCCGCGTGGGCGGCGTGGCCGCTCCTCGCCGAGGGGCGCCGCGACATCGCCGCGGACCTCGTCGACGAGTGCGCCCGCATCGCGCCGACGGGCTTCCCGTCGCGCGCGCTCTACGGCGCCTATCTCGCGGACGTCCTCCGCGCGCTGCGCGACGCGCCTCCGGAGGGGGTCGTCATCCGCCATCGCGCCCGCCGCGTCGTCGATGTCGTCGTCGACGGCCCGTCGCGGCTCGTCGTGGACGACACCGGCCGGGCCGAGCGCGTCGACGCCGCCGTGCTCGCGCTCGGATGGCTCGACGCCGAGCATCCGCGACCGGCGGGCGATCGCTGGATCGGTCCCGACAACCCGATCGACCAGGATCTGTCGCGCATCGCCGCAGGGGAGCGCGTGCTGCTCACGGGTCTCGGCATGAGCATGTTCGACAACCTCGCGCGCCTCACCGAGGGGCGCGGCGGCCGGTTCGTCGTGGTGCCCGGCGCGGCCGGCGCGCCCCTGCGCTACGTGCCGAGCGGGCGCGAGCCGCTCCTCGTCATCGGCTCCGCCTCGGGGCGGCCGTACTGGCCGAAGCCCGTGCTGAGCGCCCCGCCGCGCGCGCAGCGCCGTGACCACCTCGACGCCGTGCTGGAGCGCGCCGGCCTCCTCGACTTCGACGCCGACATCTGGCCGGCGCTCGTCGCCGACGCCGCATCCGAGTTCTATCGCGTCCTCCGCGAGCGGCGGCCGACCGCCTTCTCCGCGCCGGCGGAGGAGGTCGACGCGCGGGTCGCGCGGCTCGCCGCCGCGGGCCGCGACGCGCACGACCGGCTCGCGGGCCTCGCCGAGACGATTCTGCGCGATCCCTCCGACGGCCTCCCCGCCGCCGAGCTGCTCGGGGCGACGCCCCCTCCCTCCGCCGGCGCCGCATGGCTGCTCCGGCGTCTCGGGACGACGGCGGACGCGGTGGAGCGCGGCGAGGACGGCCCGCTCGTGCGCGCGCTGACGTCGCTCAGCGGCGCCAGGGCGGTGCTCGCGGCGCCGCTCGCCGAGGGGCGCGTGTCCGCCCGCTCCCGGGCGGACGGATACCGCCGGTACGGCGCGGCGGCTCCGCGTCTCGGCGGCGGCCCGCCCGTGCAGCGCGTGCGGCAGCTGCTCGCTCTGGTCGACGTCGGCGTCGCCGTCCTCCTCGGACCCGGGCTGCGCGCGGCCCCGGAGGAGAACGGCCTCGGATTCTCCTGCGCGGACGGAGGGGGCGCGCGGCTCCACGTCGACTGGGTCGTGGAGTCGTGGATGCACAGGCCGTCCGTCGCGCGCACCGCCGATCCGCTCCTGCGGGCGCTGCGCGATCGCGGCGTCGCCTCGGCGTTCGCCGTGCGCGACGACACGGGGGAGTTCGTCAGCGACGCGCTCCACGTCGATCCCGCGGACGGGGCGCTCGTCTCCGCCCGGGGCGCGCGCGTCGACGGTCTCCACGCCGTCGGCATCCCGTCGGACGAGCAGCTCGGTCACAGCGTCGTCAGCCCCGTCCCCCGTTCCGGGTCGCGGTTCCTCGCCCAGACCGACGCGGCCGCCCGAGCCGTCATCGAGCACGCGGCGGCGGGCGCTGCGGAGAGGACGTGCCCGTGACCCCCGGCCATCCGTCGCCGTCGCGCAGCGGCCTCGTGCGCCTCGTCCACGACGTCGACCGGCTCGTCCTCACGCCGCCGGGACCCTCGCCGCTGCCGGTGCGCACGCGGCTGCGGATCGGCCTGCGCACGGCCGGCGTCAACGCCGCCGCGACGCTGGGGGACCGGCTCGCCGCGGAGCTCCGCGCACGCGGATGGGGCGCCGACGTCCTCGTGGTCTCCGACGCCGG
This window of the Microbacterium sp. AB genome carries:
- a CDS encoding FAD/NAD(P)-binding protein: MTLRIAIVGGGPRGLSVLERLCAGAARGPGLALEVLLYEPGTPGAGRVWDPAQPRELLMNTRAGEVTIFPDETVPVSLPARHGPTLLEWARAVASRDDAAWAAWPLLAEGRRDIAADLVDECARIAPTGFPSRALYGAYLADVLRALRDAPPEGVVIRHRARRVVDVVVDGPSRLVVDDTGRAERVDAAVLALGWLDAEHPRPAGDRWIGPDNPIDQDLSRIAAGERVLLTGLGMSMFDNLARLTEGRGGRFVVVPGAAGAPLRYVPSGREPLLVIGSASGRPYWPKPVLSAPPRAQRRDHLDAVLERAGLLDFDADIWPALVADAASEFYRVLRERRPTAFSAPAEEVDARVARLAAAGRDAHDRLAGLAETILRDPSDGLPAAELLGATPPPSAGAAWLLRRLGTTADAVERGEDGPLVRALTSLSGARAVLAAPLAEGRVSARSRADGYRRYGAAAPRLGGGPPVQRVRQLLALVDVGVAVLLGPGLRAAPEENGLGFSCADGGGARLHVDWVVESWMHRPSVARTADPLLRALRDRGVASAFAVRDDTGEFVSDALHVDPADGALVSARGARVDGLHAVGIPSDEQLGHSVVSPVPRSGSRFLAQTDAAARAVIEHAAAGAAERTCP